One part of the Armatimonadota bacterium genome encodes these proteins:
- a CDS encoding PEP-CTERM sorting domain-containing protein, with protein MLKNLQTFVSLTGLIFGSAAADAQYSVTLLQPSGFSASEAHGISGPNQAGFGTVGGNVHALLWSGTASSVLDLNPSGASQSQIWGTSGSHQIGYSTQSGQDHARLWSGTAASAIDLNPSGFTQSHGRATSATNQVGEGTTMFGSTHALLWSGTAASAVDLNPVGFSSSAAWATSGANQVGYGANGTGHNHALLWSGTAASVVDLNPTGYTETFGAGVQGGQQVGSGYGTITSNRNHALLWNGSASSYVDLQPSGFLYSQAWGISGDKQTGWAWNSLSTLDFHAFLWTGTAGSGIDLHSFLPANYSTSLAFGIDSATGDIVGLAHNTTLNRDEAVMWSPVPEPSSMLILGVFALGLARKRRQTSP; from the coding sequence ATGCTAAAAAACCTTCAAACATTCGTTTCGTTGACTGGCCTGATTTTTGGTTCGGCGGCCGCTGATGCGCAGTATTCCGTCACCCTTCTCCAGCCCAGCGGATTCTCGGCCAGCGAGGCTCACGGCATCTCCGGCCCCAACCAAGCCGGGTTTGGAACCGTTGGCGGAAATGTGCACGCCCTTCTCTGGAGCGGCACGGCGTCATCGGTCCTCGACCTCAATCCCAGCGGCGCATCGCAAAGTCAGATTTGGGGCACCTCGGGTAGCCATCAAATCGGCTACTCCACCCAGAGCGGGCAGGACCACGCCCGTCTTTGGAGCGGAACCGCCGCGAGTGCGATCGATCTCAACCCAAGCGGTTTCACCCAGAGCCATGGTCGCGCTACATCGGCGACGAACCAGGTCGGCGAGGGCACCACCATGTTCGGCTCAACCCACGCCTTGCTTTGGTCTGGCACCGCCGCGTCAGCCGTCGATCTCAATCCCGTCGGCTTTTCGTCCAGCGCCGCGTGGGCCACTTCCGGCGCAAACCAGGTCGGATACGGTGCCAATGGAACCGGTCACAACCATGCCCTGCTCTGGTCAGGGACGGCCGCGTCGGTGGTCGACCTCAATCCGACCGGCTACACCGAAACGTTCGGCGCGGGAGTCCAGGGTGGACAGCAGGTCGGCAGCGGCTACGGGACCATCACCTCGAACCGTAACCACGCTCTCCTTTGGAATGGCTCCGCAAGCTCGTACGTCGACCTTCAGCCCTCCGGCTTCCTCTACAGCCAGGCTTGGGGCATCTCGGGCGATAAGCAAACCGGTTGGGCCTGGAACAGCCTGTCCACATTGGACTTCCACGCTTTCCTTTGGACCGGCACTGCCGGAAGTGGCATCGATCTCCACAGCTTCCTGCCCGCCAACTACAGCACCTCGCTCGCCTTCGGGATCGATTCCGCCACCGGCGATATCGTGGGCCTTGCCCATAACACCACGCTGAATCGCGATGAAGCCGTCATGTGGTCACCCGTCCCCGAGCCGTCGAGCATGTTGATTTTGGGAGTTTTTGCCCTTGGTCTGGCGCGAAAACGCCGACAAACGAGCCCCTAA
- a CDS encoding isopropylmalate/homocitrate/citramalate synthase — MPETESLIHAYFDAFNRHDLEGMLATLADDVAHDINEGGREVGIEAFRAFKTHMDECYREQIRDLCVMVNGDRGTAEFTVDGSYIRTDGSLPAATGQTYSIQAAAIFEVAGGKIARVTSYYNLAGWIKAIS, encoded by the coding sequence GTGCCTGAGACCGAATCGCTGATCCACGCCTATTTCGATGCCTTTAATCGTCACGACTTGGAGGGCATGCTGGCGACCTTGGCCGACGACGTGGCGCACGACATCAACGAAGGTGGACGCGAGGTTGGGATCGAGGCGTTTCGGGCGTTCAAGACGCACATGGACGAGTGCTATCGGGAGCAGATTCGCGACTTGTGCGTGATGGTGAACGGCGATCGCGGAACGGCGGAATTCACGGTCGATGGCTCGTACATCCGGACCGATGGGAGCTTGCCAGCGGCGACGGGGCAAACGTATTCGATTCAGGCGGCGGCGATCTTCGAGGTTGCGGGCGGGAAGATTGCGCGGGTGACGTCGTATTACAATCTGGCGGGCTGGATCAAGGCGATTTCTTAG